The stretch of DNA TAGGCAACAGACCCATCCATTTTCTCTCGGCCCCACTTCGCCTacctatattatttttatcgatatatacaaataaatattttgacaaaaaaaactatatcttaaataaatttttaatttttataaaagttaaagttttattttaattttttttaaatgtttttcaaattttaatccaaaaaaatctaaaaatttcatttttaatttatgctttcaaaaatttatgcttatcattcaaattttttaataattttttttcatacatatttaaaatattataagagaTATGCATATAATATCTTAGATATAAAtgctaaaaattattaaaaaatttaaaaaatgtaaatgaaTTGACttataaataatgataaaaaataaaactataaaaaaaattgagacaaaagtggaataatttttttataagaattaaaaacaaaactttaaaattttgtaacaCCTTGTCGACGTCTATTGTGTGGCTGAATTTATTACACCACATTTTTTCAtaagaatatgaataataaattaccCTTTCCAATCTGTTGTGAAGTTTGAAATTTTAGGACAATGATTGGTAACAATACCACGTTTACGTTATCAtgaaagttgtatttttttggTAAATAAGTTTAGGCACTCTTCAATTCAATCTATAAAACCTTATCCTAAGCCACTCTCACTTTAGCTTTAGCTTGAAGCACTCACATAACCTCCCAATAACAAacctaactaactaattagCTCAATAGAAGCATAACATTATAACCCAAAACCaataaacatttaattaatcatataaaattgaaaCCAAATCGTGAAGCAAAATAAACCTAACCAAAAATAACTTACCAACAATAACAAATTCAATAGGAAACTTGGAAGGTGGTGTCTTAAACGAAAACTCTGGACCCAAACCTCCACACTTGTAGAAGTAGGTAGTGTTTGGCTCCAAAGGCCCAATCACAGTGTTGTGTATTTTTCCAGAGTTGTAGAAAAAATATTGGTACGAGGTATGTTCCCCCATTGATTTTTCACTATACACCCCCTCTTTTGTTCCATACTCCACCACACTTTTTGCTTCATTGTCTTCCGTTATCCATGATACTCTCATCTTGTCTTTTCCCACCAATGAAATGTGCACCTACATAAATAATAACAgtacacaaattttaaaaaataaattattatttaatatttagctACCAATTTACAGTCCGAAAAAAATTTGGACATCATAATGATCAATTTAGTGTAAGTTTATTTAAGTTAATCGTGAAATGGGCCGGAATATGTGAATTGATTAATTGTGTAGATTAAATTAAACTATCATTTTTTACAAAGTAGAtgaaattaatgaatttattaagGAAACTAATTTAGAATGAACCTGTTGGGGGTCTGAATTGGAGCGTTGATGAGGAGTGATGATGAGTTGACTAGCTGGCTGACGAACAAAATCATTGTCTTGAGACAATAATGGTTGAGGGAACAAAAGGAAGCATAAGGTATGTAAAAGTATTGGGAATGAAATTAAAGACTTGGTGTATTTTGCCATCAAATTGTTTTGGTTTGAACTTGTTAAATATTGATGCAATTTAGAGTTAGGAATGGTCGATGGTGTTATGTTTCTGAAAATGGAGAATGAAGTATATGAATGGGGTTGTGGAAGGAAAAAAGAACATGAGAtggaatatatttatataaagtaGCAATTTTCTTAGGTGAATTTTGGGCAGGGTACATCATGTGCAAAGTGTTGTGTTGCAAGAATAAATATCTTAAAGCAACGACCACGCGCTTTAATTGTATCCCTCTATCCTTGCTTTAGATCTATTTCTATTAGCTTTATCAATTTAGATTATTACGTTAGCACGTCTACACATTAGTACAAATGTTGAGAATCTCCTCTCTATCTCtccttttttcttttacaacGTTGAGTTTTTCCATCCCTATGACTCTTGAATTTTGATAGTTATAGAGTTTAGGGTTACATAATTGGAATATTATTTGAGAtggtaaataaattatattgtatttttaaatttttaaaaataatttttaaacaccaaatatattattagattgaGTCGCAGAttatatctttttctttaaaaaaatttgtggcATTGTCTAAAATTGTGCAAGACGCACGATCAATCACGATATCTTAAAGATAAAACAATCCACTTTGTAGCAGTTTTCTAGAAAACGATcactcaaaaatttgaaatgacaTTATTTCGGTCATGGAATAGAAAGAAAATGTGAGATGAAGCGGAAATTGAAGAAGAGAGAAAACTCGATCAATTTCAAAGTTTTAGTGCAAAAAAATGGATTGTATGAAGTGCTCTATTTATATAGTGAAGTACAAAACGTGGATACGAGTTGACCAGATCTACGAAACGCGCAAAAACGAGAGGAGTAAAAAACGGATATGTTGACTCGATAGAGGACAAGAAAAACACGGAGAAATAAAAATGCATGcaataaacattatttttttctacttacaaaaaaataatacatcacTCCGTATGAATTCAAGACGGATGTGGCGCACACATGGTGGTGGATTTGAGTGTGTTTTCCTTGATTCACAAAATTGAGTATTCTCTGGGGCACAATTCAAATGttatatctttatttgataaacGCTATTAGAGTATGatatctcaaaaaaaaaaattaagagcaACATTCATTTTGATATCTAATCGTATGAAGTTGTGTTATTATAATCCATAAGTGTATTCTAGTAGCAAAAACATTTCTTAGTTTGACAATTATGTATGTTTTTCTTatagataaaatagtaaaaaaaatggcATATCATACTCTTAAATTGGAACTcaccatataatattcaatcTAACAATTATGCCTTAAAATCCCTCATTAAATATGTTTAATGATACGTCAGCTCacatattcaataattttatcaaattattatttacttGAAATGAAGGAACATGGAACAGGGAAAGCGACTTTACCTCGTTTTATCTATTAATTATTCAGTTaccatattatatatttagatcGGATTGCtcataatttgatatatttgtgttttttgtGTGTTGGGGCAAACCTATTTTAGTACGCATGTTAGGCATTGTGTAAACAATGACTTTAGATTCCAAATGTTACCTTATTGTTGCCAAAACGTAATGTATTAGAATATCTTTAGAATATGCTTCCTTAGGAAAATGTTACTAAAAGTTGTGATAATCACTAGTGCCGTTTTGACTTTTCTATTCAGTTGAAATTGATATACAACCATTATAGAATTGTCTGTTATAATAACTGTGAACTTTTTAAATCGGCAATAgaactgatttaacaaattatttttatacttcATATGATGTGATGCAATAGAAATATAATTGACCTCTTAAAACATGTAGTCATAGATTTAATCTTAgactctatatatatataaaagagcaATTTCAACTTAttaaatggattttttttattttgaatgattAATCTTCAACTTCTGTTTTGGAGATACCTTAGACaatcaaaacatatttttttgtaCTAGTtacaaaataaacaattttccttcaaaaaaagttaaaaaaaaaaaaaaaaatcaaattcaaaaagaaaagttagAAGTTATTTCTGACTACAAAAGAACTTTTTACATCAATTATAAACTCAATTGATTTAAAAAGCTACCTTTTCAATTTGTGCTACCTAGCAACCAATGtagaaagtaatttttttacataaattgtAGTCATAATTGAGGTGAATTACTTTAGAAAAATATTGTATTCACAGGTAAACCGTGACTAATGggatacttaaaaataaataattacataaatagTTGGACAATCATCTGCACATTATtagaaaaaagtaattttggCAGCAGTAAAAGTTACTAATccaaaaaaatgtttgaaacaatattttctaTCGACATCCAGACTTCATCATCACCCACCACAAACTACGACTTAACATTAATCAACTTCACATAAAAAAAAGCATATCTTGTTGTTTTATGCATACAtacaaacacaaaaacaattCTCCATTCCACATGACAAAAATAAGTAGAAGAAAAAAGCATAAACCCAGTATTTTACTCCTCAAATCAATAGCCCATTATTTCAAGTAAGAAAAGATAATAGGAACATACCAAAAAGGGCAGGAAAACATGAAGACTCCATAGAGAAGCAAGCTAGTTACATAAACAAATAGTATTTGTACTTGTATTGGAGGCATATCCCTTTGCATATAATCGAAAAGGGGTCCACGAAAACAAGCACCAATGAAACTGGTCAGTACTTGCTGGTTAATTTCTTGATACAAACTTACTACAGGCACTCTCTCATCAACTTACAATGACATACCAAAAATTGATTGTGGAGGTGTAAGGGATGCAAATAATGAGTATCCGGCTAATATTGACTTATTTCGCACACGTGCGTGTATGTAGATATGAATCAAGAGTTAATGTCATTATTGTTACATGTACATACAGCATGAAAAATAATAGGTATCAGAGGAGCCCTGGTTATATTGACTGAATGAAATACGAATTCAaggaaaaatattcaaaacttgATATTAAGTACCGGAAACGCCGAATCGGGAAGGCACTGAAGTCTGTAGATggacaaaattaatatttatgaagaATGAACTTTGCAATATCATTGAGTCCTGCTTCCTCATAACATTTGGCAATCTGTTCCAAATAGTCGTCCCAATTTCCCTCTATAGAAGCTAAATCTAACAAGAAAGCTGCTTCGTCTAGTACAACCTGCAATGGATTTTGAAAGTTAAAACAAGAAAGATTAACATGAATATATCAGCATATGCTCTTGCCAGGCCTGTTTGATGTTGATAGCCATGATATTCAAATTAAATCGGCAAATAGTTGACACTATACGGAACCTGTGCAGGCGCCTTCCCTTTTATAAGATCTTGTTGCCTTCCCTCCTCAGTCACCTTCTCCTTAATATACTCAATTTGCTCATCTTCCCATTGCGCTATATTAGCAACGTCCTAAACAAACAAATTTGACGAAAGAAGCACCCAAAAAAGGAAGAAATGGATGTGAATAAGTACCGAAGGAAAAGTGGTGAATCATAAGCTTACACTTGGGTAAAGAATTCATACTCGATACATGCAGCCTAGGGTCCACCATGGTGATTTCAAAGCTCCCCTGGCTGCATCCTTAGCTTCTACTTTACGCCCAACTCTGTATAATTGTTTTTCAGCNNNNNNNNNNNNNNNNNNNNNNNNNNNNNNNNNNNNNNNNNNNNNNNNNNNNNNNNNNNNNNNNNNNNNNNNNNNNNNNNNNNNNNNNNNNNNNNNNNNNNNNNNNNNNNNNNNNNNNNNNNNNNNNNNNNNNNNNNNNNNNNAGGAAAAAAAAAGCTCCTTAGAAATTGAGAACAATAAGTTCAGATTTCTCATTTTGAACAAATTCGAGATGTAATAAAAAGTGTTTACCATGGTTATCAGTATCTAATGATACATGAGTCATATCTCAATTCGATACTAAACTGAACCAAATTGATACGAATGTCTTGACTGTatctatttggacaagaatccCATCTTGAATTTTGACTCACTATGATGaatcatgttttattttaatgaatcgCTACCTAAACTTAGTGTAGCTAAACACTTTTTTTATGTCAACTTTGTATATCACCCACTTTTCTTTTGTCGTTTGATATATGACTTGAAACTTCAATTATTTTGAGGTTCCTATATGAGATATCATTTGATAATTTAATTGTCAcctgttttcaaattaaaactgATATATTTATTGGCAATGTATCTTACGAGtcctaataaaatttgattcacaATTTAGAAAATAGGTCTTCTCATTCACGATTTGAAATTAGATTTAATAACCATGGTGTTTACTACCCAACCTCAACAAAACCTCAGCATTGAACACAATGTGAAATTAGATTTAATAACCATGGTGTTTACTACCAACCTCAGCATTGAACACAACATGAAATTAGATTTAATAACCATGGTGTTTATTACCAACCTCAACAAAACCTCAGCATTGAACACAAAAGGTCTTGCAAATCCTGGAAAATGCTCCTTCTTGGTATAAAATTCTCCCGTTACTAAAGCTGAAACCTTACACACACAGACATAGCCAACATGTATCAATTGACTTATGACTAATGCTTCAGTAACTAATTAAATGcagaaaaattataaagtacCTGATCCCCTTCCTCAAAATGACGGGTCACTTTGCGCTCTAAGACATCGGGAAATATACCAAccttaaaacataaaatacattaGGTTCTTCTAATGATTGATTGTGCAAGTGAACAATACAAGTTTACAAATTCATGAATACCTTTTTCAATAGATAGGAATCTAAGTTAGAAATCCCAGACTCTGCAAAATCACCCTTTCTATATAGCTTTTCCCCTGCATTGGCCGAAGCATAAAAGAGTTCATCATTTCTCTCTTGAATGTCCTTTGCATCTTCTTCAACCAATATCCTATGAATAAATTGGTCTACCTATATGAAGAAAATAGACAACTGGCATGAATCTCCAATTGCATAACATCGTCATACTAAATGCA from Cicer arietinum cultivar CDC Frontier isolate Library 1 chromosome 3, Cicar.CDCFrontier_v2.0, whole genome shotgun sequence encodes:
- the LOC101505098 gene encoding protein IN CHLOROPLAST ATPASE BIOGENESIS, chloroplastic-like, yielding MKIGGGVLCGGGPRSTVVPLLLSRRTPSLRISSSSSSTTEHVSFVKDVAATQPPQHLSQLLTILKTRGETIISPGAKQGLIPLAIPLSKNSSGAVTALLRWPTAPPELEMPVVEVKKHGVWLLAKSVDQFIHRILVEEDAKDIQERNDELFYASANAGEKLYRKGDFAESGISNLDSYLLKKVGIFPDVLERKVTRHFEEGDQVSALVTGEFYTKKEHFPGFARPFVFNAEVLLRVGRKVEAKDAARGALKSPWWTLGCMYRDVANIAQWEDEQIEYIKEKVTEEGRQQDLIKGKAPAQVVLDEAAFLLDLASIEGNWDDYLEQIAKCYEEAGLNDIAKFILHKY